In Streptomyces nojiriensis, one genomic interval encodes:
- a CDS encoding TIGR02611 family protein, which produces MNTGSDRGTHGSAADEATTEATTGPAADDTAEAAAEAPHVSKAPAFIKSNKSLHLSWQVGVFIVGLAVIAAGVAMLVLPGPGWVAIFAGLAIWATEFAWAHLVLRWTKRKVTEAAQKALDPKVRRRNIILTSVGLVIAGALIGFYLWKYGLVLPWDLKDQ; this is translated from the coding sequence ATGAATACGGGGAGTGACCGCGGAACCCACGGGTCCGCCGCTGACGAAGCCACCACGGAAGCCACCACCGGACCGGCCGCGGACGACACCGCGGAAGCCGCCGCGGAGGCGCCGCACGTGTCGAAGGCCCCGGCCTTCATCAAGTCGAACAAGAGCCTGCACCTGAGCTGGCAGGTCGGCGTCTTCATCGTCGGCCTCGCGGTGATCGCCGCCGGTGTCGCGATGCTCGTGCTGCCCGGCCCCGGTTGGGTCGCGATCTTCGCGGGCCTGGCGATCTGGGCCACCGAGTTCGCCTGGGCCCACCTCGTGCTGCGCTGGACCAAGCGGAAGGTCACCGAGGCGGCGCAGAAGGCGCTCGACCCGAAGGTCCGCCGCCGCAACATCATCCTGACCAGCGTGGGCCTCGTCATCGCGGGCGCGCTGATCGGTTTCTACCTGTGGAAGTACGGGCTCGTCCTGCCCTGGGACCTCAAGGACCAGTGA
- a CDS encoding SsgA family sporulation/cell division regulator, giving the protein MNTTVSCELHLRLVVSSESSLPVPAGLRYDTADPYAVHATFHTGAEETVEWVFARDLLAEGLHRPTGTGDVRVWPSRSHGQGVVCIALSSPEGEALLEAPARALESFLKRTDAAVPPGTEHRHFDLDKELSHILAES; this is encoded by the coding sequence ATGAACACCACGGTCAGCTGCGAGCTGCACCTGCGCCTCGTTGTGTCGAGCGAGTCCTCACTGCCTGTTCCCGCGGGCCTGCGGTATGACACGGCCGACCCCTACGCCGTGCACGCCACCTTCCACACCGGCGCCGAGGAGACGGTCGAATGGGTGTTCGCCCGCGACCTCCTCGCGGAGGGCCTCCACCGGCCCACCGGTACCGGCGACGTCCGCGTCTGGCCGTCCCGCAGCCACGGTCAGGGCGTCGTCTGCATCGCCCTGAGCTCACCGGAGGGAGAAGCACTGCTCGAAGCACCCGCCCGAGCACTCGAGTCGTTCCTCAAGCGGACGGACGCCGCGGTTCCACCCGGGACCGAGCACCGGCACTTCGACCTCGACAAGGAGCTCTCCCACATCCTGGCCGAAAGCTGA
- a CDS encoding CGNR zinc finger domain-containing protein, translating to MQIPHDTRRALDVVVALVNTAAETDQPDGLSDIGALRGFVQEYSISDVGELSARDLAGVRTVRGKFAQVFASPNPRAASILINELVATAGTTPQLTDHDGYDWHVHYFAPGASVGDHLAADGGMALAFIVVSGEQERLRRCEAPDCRRAFVDLSRNRSRRYCDSRTCGNRLHVAAYRARRKEADAEASEQEEIVHGGEQQQDADHR from the coding sequence GTGCAGATCCCCCACGACACCCGTCGCGCGCTCGACGTCGTCGTCGCGCTGGTGAACACCGCGGCCGAGACCGACCAGCCCGACGGCCTCTCGGACATCGGCGCGCTGCGCGGATTCGTCCAGGAGTACTCGATCAGCGACGTCGGCGAGCTCAGCGCCCGCGACCTGGCCGGCGTCCGGACGGTGCGCGGAAAGTTCGCCCAGGTCTTCGCCTCCCCGAACCCGCGTGCGGCTTCGATACTGATCAACGAGCTCGTGGCCACGGCCGGCACCACCCCGCAGCTGACCGACCACGACGGCTACGACTGGCACGTGCACTACTTCGCGCCGGGCGCGTCGGTGGGCGACCACCTGGCGGCCGACGGCGGCATGGCGCTGGCCTTCATCGTGGTCTCCGGCGAACAGGAGCGGCTGCGCCGCTGCGAGGCCCCGGACTGCCGGCGGGCCTTCGTCGACCTGTCCCGCAACCGCTCCCGGCGCTACTGCGACAGCCGGACCTGCGGGAACCGGCTGCACGTGGCGGCGTACCGGGCCCGGCGCAAGGAGGCCGACGCGGAGGCGTCAGAGCAGGAAGAGATCGTGCACGGCGGCGAGCAGCAGCAGGATGCCGATCACCGCTAG
- a CDS encoding DsbA family protein → MTDSVILDVWCELQCPDCHRALDDVRALRARYGDRLDIRLRHFPLEKHKHSFAAAQAAEEAVEQGQGWPYAEAVLARTAELAERGEPVLLDVARELGLDVEEFDTALIDGRHILIVDADQAEGKAIGVTGTPTYVIDGQRLDGGKSQDGLRARIEEIADRLLAA, encoded by the coding sequence ATGACCGATTCCGTGATCCTCGACGTCTGGTGCGAACTGCAGTGCCCGGACTGCCACCGCGCCCTGGACGACGTACGCGCCCTGCGGGCCCGCTACGGCGACCGGCTGGACATCCGGCTGCGCCACTTCCCCCTGGAGAAGCACAAGCACTCCTTCGCCGCGGCGCAGGCCGCCGAGGAGGCCGTCGAGCAGGGTCAGGGGTGGCCCTACGCGGAGGCCGTGCTGGCGCGGACCGCGGAGCTGGCCGAGCGCGGCGAGCCGGTCCTGCTGGACGTGGCGCGTGAACTGGGGCTCGACGTCGAGGAGTTCGACACCGCCCTGATCGACGGGCGGCACATCCTGATCGTCGACGCCGACCAGGCCGAGGGCAAGGCGATCGGCGTGACCGGCACCCCGACGTACGTGATCGACGGGCAGCGCCTCGACGGCGGCAAGAGCCAGGACGGCCTGCGCGCCCGCATCGAGGAGATCGCCGACCGCCTGCTGGCGGCCTAG
- a CDS encoding GNAT family N-acetyltransferase, protein MTTTLRPSGPLQHMADGARSRPYEIRVNSRRVGALVIASDTPFGPTVGEIRDLDVEQGDRRRGRATVAALAAEEVLRGWGCRRVRVSVPADSEAGLCMAEALGYAEYSRNMAKDLPAEPPALPEGVRGRPMTDAEYEGWYARAVESYAANWSSRGMSAEAARAKSVADHESQLPQGLATPGAAFVVLEAAGVPVGHVWLAPRGAGSYVYDIEVRAEHRGRGHGRHLMQLAERTALAAGHRLLALQVFTDNTPALRLYVSLGYRPTDFNYAKDLI, encoded by the coding sequence ATGACCACCACCCTGCGGCCGTCCGGGCCGCTCCAGCACATGGCGGACGGCGCGCGCTCGCGCCCGTACGAGATCCGGGTCAACAGCAGGCGGGTCGGCGCCCTGGTGATCGCCTCCGACACCCCGTTCGGGCCGACGGTCGGCGAGATCCGCGACCTGGACGTCGAGCAGGGCGACCGTCGGCGGGGGAGGGCCACCGTGGCCGCGCTCGCCGCCGAGGAAGTGCTGCGCGGCTGGGGCTGCCGCCGGGTCCGCGTCTCGGTCCCGGCGGACTCGGAGGCGGGCCTGTGCATGGCCGAGGCCCTCGGGTACGCGGAGTACAGCCGGAACATGGCCAAGGACCTGCCGGCCGAGCCGCCCGCCCTGCCCGAGGGGGTGCGCGGCCGGCCCATGACGGACGCCGAGTACGAGGGCTGGTACGCCCGGGCCGTCGAGTCCTACGCCGCGAACTGGAGCAGCCGCGGCATGTCCGCCGAGGCGGCCCGCGCCAAGTCGGTGGCCGACCACGAGAGCCAGCTGCCCCAGGGCCTGGCCACCCCGGGAGCCGCCTTCGTCGTCCTGGAGGCCGCCGGGGTGCCCGTCGGACACGTGTGGCTCGCGCCGCGCGGGGCGGGCTCGTACGTCTACGACATCGAGGTCCGGGCCGAGCACCGGGGACGCGGGCACGGCCGCCACCTGATGCAGCTCGCCGAACGCACCGCCCTCGCCGCCGGCCACCGCCTGCTGGCGCTCCAGGTCTTCACCGACAACACCCCGGCCCTGAGGCTCTACGTCTCCCTCGGCTACCGGCCCACCGACTTCAACTACGCCAAGGACCTGATCTAG
- a CDS encoding aminotransferase class IV: MKIWLDGALTEADSAKVSVFDHGLTVGDGVFETLKAERGRAFALTRHLERLTRSARGLGLPDPDLDEVRRACAAVLEANPLEHGRLRITYTGGVSPLGSDRGDAGTTLIAAVADSPRRPDTTAVVTVPWVRNERSAVAGLKTTSYAENVVALAAAHRAGASEALLANTLGRLCEGTGSNVFVVLDGELHTPPLESGCLAGITRALIVDWAGAKETDLPFEVLERAEEVFVTSSLRDAQAVLRIGDRELGTAPGPVTAEVMRIFEVKAAADIDP; the protein is encoded by the coding sequence ATGAAGATCTGGCTCGACGGAGCCCTGACCGAGGCGGACAGCGCGAAGGTGTCCGTCTTCGACCACGGCCTGACCGTGGGCGACGGCGTCTTCGAGACGCTGAAGGCCGAGCGCGGCCGCGCCTTCGCGCTCACCCGGCACCTGGAACGGCTCACCCGCTCGGCCCGCGGCCTGGGCCTGCCGGACCCCGACCTCGACGAGGTCCGCCGCGCCTGCGCAGCCGTACTGGAGGCCAACCCGCTGGAGCACGGCCGACTGCGCATCACCTACACCGGCGGAGTGTCCCCGCTCGGCTCCGACCGCGGGGACGCCGGGACCACCCTGATCGCCGCCGTCGCGGACTCCCCCCGCCGCCCGGACACCACCGCCGTCGTCACGGTCCCCTGGGTCCGCAACGAGCGCTCCGCCGTGGCCGGGCTGAAGACCACCTCGTACGCCGAGAACGTGGTCGCCCTCGCCGCCGCGCACCGTGCCGGGGCCTCCGAGGCGCTCCTCGCCAACACCCTCGGCCGGCTCTGCGAGGGCACCGGCTCGAACGTCTTCGTCGTACTCGACGGAGAGCTGCACACCCCGCCGCTCGAGTCCGGCTGCCTGGCCGGCATCACCCGGGCCCTGATCGTCGACTGGGCCGGTGCCAAGGAGACCGACCTGCCCTTCGAGGTGCTGGAGCGGGCCGAGGAGGTCTTCGTGACCTCCTCGCTGCGCGATGCCCAGGCGGTGCTGCGGATCGGCGACCGCGAGCTGGGGACCGCACCCGGACCGGTCACGGCCGAGGTGATGCGGATCTTCGAGGTCAAGGCGGCCGCGGACATCGACCCGTAA
- a CDS encoding chorismate-binding protein — MHDLPPMARFGGLLATDLRDVTSDPAALDSTGFWAVSADFEGRLVCARFGDVRREPVPAPVPGAWHGPDADRWTSSLDRAAYVAGVRRIREHIAAGEVYQANLCRVMSAPLPHPDRADVDALTALLARGNPAPFAGTIRLAAHGVEIATASPELFLRRSGRHIESGPIKGTGRTVDDLLPKDHAENVMIVDLVRNDLGRVCATGSVAVPELCAVEEHPGLVHLVSVVSGELADGTGWPELLAATFPPGSVTGAPKSSALRIIEALETAPRGPYCGGIGWVDADRRTAELAVGIRTFWIDREAAGGPRLLFGTGAGITWGSDPDREWAETELKAARLLRVAMGHEVSGGTQGTNDTIGRTAP, encoded by the coding sequence GTGCACGACCTGCCTCCCATGGCCCGCTTCGGCGGCCTTCTCGCGACCGACCTCCGAGACGTCACCAGCGATCCCGCCGCCCTCGACTCCACCGGCTTCTGGGCGGTGTCCGCCGACTTCGAAGGGCGGCTCGTCTGCGCGCGCTTCGGCGACGTGCGCCGCGAGCCGGTCCCCGCGCCCGTTCCGGGTGCCTGGCACGGACCCGACGCCGACCGGTGGACCTCCTCCCTCGACCGCGCCGCGTACGTGGCCGGCGTACGGCGCATCCGCGAACACATCGCCGCAGGTGAGGTCTACCAGGCCAACCTCTGCCGGGTGATGTCCGCGCCGCTGCCCCACCCCGACCGCGCCGATGTCGACGCGCTCACCGCGCTCCTCGCGCGCGGCAACCCCGCGCCCTTCGCAGGAACGATTCGCCTGGCCGCCCACGGCGTCGAGATCGCCACCGCCTCGCCCGAGCTGTTCCTGCGCCGGTCCGGCCGGCACATCGAGTCCGGCCCCATCAAGGGGACCGGACGCACCGTCGACGACCTGCTCCCCAAGGACCACGCCGAGAACGTGATGATCGTGGACCTCGTGCGCAACGACCTCGGCCGGGTCTGCGCCACGGGCTCCGTCGCCGTCCCCGAACTGTGCGCCGTCGAGGAGCACCCCGGCCTGGTCCACCTCGTCTCCGTCGTGAGCGGCGAACTCGCCGACGGCACCGGCTGGCCCGAGCTGCTCGCCGCCACCTTCCCGCCCGGCTCCGTCACGGGCGCCCCGAAGTCCTCCGCCCTGCGGATCATCGAAGCCCTGGAAACCGCCCCGCGCGGCCCCTACTGCGGAGGCATCGGCTGGGTCGACGCGGACCGGCGCACCGCCGAGCTCGCCGTCGGCATCCGCACCTTCTGGATCGACCGGGAGGCCGCCGGCGGCCCCCGGCTGCTCTTCGGCACCGGAGCGGGCATCACCTGGGGCTCCGACCCCGACCGCGAATGGGCGGAGACCGAGCTCAAGGCAGCGCGGCTCCTGCGCGTGGCCATGGGCCACGAGGTGAGCGGTGGTACGCAGGGGACGAACGACACGATCGGAAGGACCGCACCATGA
- a CDS encoding serine/threonine-protein kinase has protein sequence MAMMRLRREDPRVVGSFRLHRRLGAGGMGVVYLGSDRRGQRVALKVIRPDLAEDQEFRSRFAREVSAARRIRGGCTARLVAADLEAERPWFATQYVPGPSLHDKVAEEGPLTAAQIAAVGAALSEGLVAVHEAGVVHRDLKPSNILLSPKGPRIIDFGIAWATGASTLTHVGTAVGSPGFLAPEQVRGAAVTPATDVFALGATLAYAATADSPFGHGSSEVMLYRVVHEEPHLQGVPDALAPLVRACLAKDPEERPSTLQLSMRLKEIAAREAQGLSEGRPPAQRARVERPTGRLPEAERIGGAEEYPGRRTERRTGGSAAPRPQGGSPSGPHSRPSSSRNPQHPGGPSSRPTTGRTGGRPAPRTTGTGRRPSRPDPKLMRQRLIVFVVVTLIVALGIWAAQKL, from the coding sequence ATGGCGATGATGCGGCTCCGGCGCGAGGACCCGCGTGTCGTCGGCTCGTTCAGACTGCACCGGCGGCTCGGCGCCGGCGGCATGGGCGTGGTGTACCTGGGATCGGACCGGCGCGGGCAGCGTGTCGCGCTCAAGGTCATCCGGCCGGATCTGGCCGAGGACCAGGAGTTCCGATCCCGGTTCGCCCGTGAGGTGTCCGCCGCCCGGCGGATCCGGGGCGGGTGCACGGCACGCCTGGTGGCGGCGGACCTGGAGGCCGAGCGCCCCTGGTTCGCGACCCAGTACGTGCCCGGCCCCTCGCTGCACGACAAGGTGGCCGAGGAAGGCCCCCTGACGGCCGCACAGATCGCCGCCGTGGGCGCCGCGCTCTCCGAGGGCCTGGTCGCCGTCCACGAGGCGGGGGTCGTCCACCGGGACCTCAAGCCCTCGAACATCCTGCTGTCGCCCAAGGGCCCCCGGATCATCGACTTCGGCATCGCCTGGGCCACCGGGGCGAGCACCCTCACCCACGTGGGCACGGCCGTCGGCTCCCCCGGCTTCCTCGCGCCCGAGCAGGTGCGCGGTGCCGCCGTCACCCCGGCCACCGACGTCTTCGCGCTGGGCGCCACCCTGGCCTACGCGGCCACCGCCGACTCGCCCTTCGGGCACGGCAGTTCCGAGGTCATGCTGTACCGCGTGGTGCACGAGGAGCCGCACCTGCAGGGCGTGCCGGACGCGCTGGCGCCCCTGGTACGGGCCTGCCTGGCCAAGGACCCCGAGGAGCGGCCCAGCACGCTCCAGCTGTCGATGCGGCTCAAGGAGATCGCGGCCCGCGAGGCGCAGGGGCTCTCCGAAGGGCGCCCGCCGGCCCAGCGGGCCCGGGTCGAGCGGCCGACGGGCCGGCTCCCCGAGGCCGAGCGGATCGGCGGGGCCGAGGAGTACCCCGGCCGGCGTACGGAGCGCCGTACGGGCGGCTCCGCCGCGCCCCGGCCCCAGGGCGGGTCCCCGAGCGGTCCGCACTCGCGGCCCTCGTCCTCCCGCAACCCGCAGCACCCCGGCGGCCCGTCCTCCCGGCCGACCACGGGGCGTACGGGCGGCCGCCCGGCCCCCAGGACGACGGGGACGGGACGGCGGCCCTCACGGCCGGACCCGAAACTGATGCGGCAGCGCCTGATCGTGTTCGTCGTGGTGACGCTGATCGTCGCGCTGGGCATCTGGGCGGCCCAGAAGCTGTAG
- a CDS encoding TrmH family RNA methyltransferase, with the protein MADLITVNDPDDPRLRDYTGLTDVELRRRREPAEGLFIAEGEKVIRRAKDAGYEMRSMLLSAKWVDVMRDVIDELPAPVYAVSPELAERVTGYHVHRGALASMQRKPLPTAEELLSTTRRVVVMEAVNDHTNIGAIFRSAAALGMDAVLLSPDCADPLYRRSVKVSMGAVFSVPYARLEAWPKSLDSVREAGFKLLALTPHEKATPIDVAAPQSLERVALMLGAEGDGLSTPALVAADEWVRIPMAHGVDSLNVGAAAAVAFYAVA; encoded by the coding sequence GTGGCTGATCTCATCACCGTCAACGACCCCGACGACCCGCGCCTGCGCGACTACACGGGCCTGACCGACGTCGAACTGCGGCGCAGGCGCGAGCCCGCGGAAGGCCTTTTCATCGCCGAGGGCGAGAAGGTCATCAGACGCGCCAAGGACGCCGGGTACGAGATGCGCTCGATGCTGCTCTCCGCCAAGTGGGTCGACGTCATGCGCGACGTCATCGACGAACTCCCGGCACCGGTCTACGCCGTGAGTCCCGAGCTCGCCGAGCGCGTCACCGGCTACCACGTGCACCGCGGGGCCCTGGCCTCCATGCAGCGCAAGCCGCTGCCCACGGCCGAGGAACTGCTCTCCACGACCCGCCGCGTCGTCGTCATGGAAGCGGTCAACGACCACACCAACATCGGGGCCATCTTCCGCAGCGCCGCCGCCCTCGGCATGGACGCGGTGCTGCTGTCGCCCGACTGCGCGGACCCGCTCTACCGCCGCTCGGTGAAGGTCTCCATGGGAGCGGTGTTCTCCGTTCCCTACGCCCGTCTGGAGGCCTGGCCGAAGAGCCTGGACTCGGTGCGCGAGGCGGGCTTCAAGCTGCTGGCCCTCACCCCGCACGAGAAGGCCACTCCGATCGACGTGGCCGCGCCGCAGTCCCTGGAACGGGTCGCGCTGATGCTCGGCGCCGAAGGCGACGGCCTGTCCACGCCCGCGCTGGTCGCCGCCGACGAGTGGGTCCGCATCCCCATGGCGCACGGCGTGGACTCGCTGAACGTGGGCGCGGCGGCCGCGGTCGCCTTCTACGCGGTGGCCTAG
- the cobA gene encoding uroporphyrinogen-III C-methyltransferase: protein MAETPAYPVGLRLAGRRVVVIGGGQVAQRRLPALIAAGADVLLISPSATPSVDAMAETGEIRWERRRYQDGDLADAWYALIATQNREDNERASAEAERERVWCVRADDASAATAWTPATGRIEGVTVAVLTGNDPRRSAAVRDAVVEGLRDGTLTAPAHRHKATPGVALVGGGPGDPDLITVRGRRLLAEADVVIADRLGPRDLLDELPPHVEVIDAAKIPYGRFMAQEAINNALIEHAKAGKAVVRLKGGDPYVFGRGMEELQALAEAGIPCTVVPGISSSISVPGAVGIPVTHRGVAHEFTVVSGHVGPDDARSLVDWASLAKLTGTLVILMGVDKIGLIAEALVRHGRSADTPVAVIQEGTTATQRRVDATLATVGETVRAEEVRPPAVIVIGEVVRVNGPGDRTLPATGA, encoded by the coding sequence ATGGCCGAAACCCCCGCCTACCCCGTCGGTCTGCGACTCGCCGGCCGCCGCGTCGTCGTCATCGGCGGCGGACAGGTCGCGCAGCGTCGCCTTCCCGCGCTCATCGCGGCCGGCGCCGACGTCCTGCTCATCTCGCCCTCCGCCACCCCCTCCGTGGACGCCATGGCCGAGACCGGTGAGATCCGCTGGGAGCGCCGCCGCTACCAGGACGGTGACCTCGCCGACGCCTGGTACGCGCTGATCGCCACCCAGAACCGCGAGGACAACGAGCGGGCCTCCGCCGAGGCCGAGCGCGAGCGCGTCTGGTGCGTCCGCGCCGACGACGCCTCCGCCGCCACCGCCTGGACCCCCGCGACCGGCCGCATCGAGGGCGTCACCGTCGCCGTGCTGACCGGCAACGACCCCCGCCGCTCCGCGGCCGTCCGTGACGCCGTCGTGGAGGGCCTGCGCGACGGCACCCTCACTGCTCCCGCCCACCGGCACAAGGCCACCCCGGGCGTGGCCCTCGTCGGCGGCGGCCCGGGCGATCCGGACCTGATCACCGTGCGCGGCCGCCGCCTCCTCGCCGAGGCCGACGTGGTCATCGCCGACCGGCTCGGCCCCCGTGACCTGCTCGACGAGCTCCCGCCGCACGTCGAGGTCATCGACGCCGCGAAGATCCCGTACGGCCGGTTCATGGCCCAGGAGGCCATCAACAACGCCCTGATCGAGCACGCCAAGGCCGGCAAGGCCGTGGTCCGGCTCAAGGGCGGCGACCCGTACGTCTTCGGCCGCGGCATGGAGGAGCTCCAGGCCCTCGCCGAGGCCGGCATCCCCTGCACCGTCGTCCCCGGCATCTCCAGCTCCATCTCGGTGCCCGGCGCCGTCGGCATCCCGGTCACCCACCGCGGTGTGGCGCACGAGTTCACCGTGGTCAGCGGCCACGTCGGCCCCGACGACGCGCGCTCGCTCGTGGACTGGGCCTCCCTCGCCAAGCTCACCGGCACCCTGGTGATCCTGATGGGCGTCGACAAGATCGGCCTGATCGCCGAGGCGCTGGTGCGCCACGGCCGTTCCGCGGACACCCCCGTCGCGGTGATCCAGGAGGGCACCACCGCCACCCAGCGCCGGGTGGACGCCACCCTGGCCACGGTCGGCGAGACCGTCCGCGCCGAAGAGGTCCGCCCGCCGGCCGTCATCGTCATCGGCGAGGTCGTCCGCGTGAACGGCCCGGGCGACCGCACGCTCCCCGCCACCGGCGCCTGA